From the Marivivens sp. LCG002 genome, the window GGAATAGACCCCGCGCACTTTGCCGTGGCGGATATGGCGTAGGATCGACGAAACCGTTGTGGCGCGCGGGTTGAGATAGGCGTCGATGTCGAGCGGTCCCATCAAGGGCGTGAGGGTCGGATCGTTGGTCAGGCAAATGCTCATCTTGGCGCCCATCTGCTTGGCACGCACCGAGACGAGCATGTTCGTCTTGTCGTCGTCCGTCAGCGCCAGAACCACATCGGCGCTCGCGACATTGGCTTCGTCAAGGAGCGAAGCGCTAAGCCCGTCCCCGTGAAGAACGATTGTCCGCTCGAGCGCATCGGCTGCAACTTCGGCGCGCTTGCGGTCGCGTTCGATGACTTTGACGCGCACCCGCTCGGGCTGGCTTTCGAGTGCTTTTGCCACAAAGAGACCGACATTGCCGCCCCCGATGATGACGACCCGTTCAAGACGGCGGGTTTCCTTGCCGAAAATCTCCATCGTGCGGTTGATGTCTTCGGTCTTGGCAAAGACGTAACAATCATCCCCGACAAAAATCTGATCCCCCGGAGCGGGAGCAAAGAGCGTCCCGTCACGGCGGATGCCGACCACGATCGCCTGAAGCGTCGAGAACAGATCGGTAAGCTGTCTGAGCGGCGTATTCACCACGGGACAGTTTTCGTCGATTTTGATCCCCAAAAGATGCCCGCGCCCGTCGAGGAAGCTTTCGGTATCAAAGGCCGAGGGCGATTTGATCCGCTGGAGCGCCGCTTCGGCAACTTCGCGCTCGGGCGAAATTTTGACGTCGATCGGCATGTGATCGCGGCGATAGAGATCGGAATAAGAGGAGTCGAGATAGGCTTGGGACCTCAGTCGCGCGATCTTGCGCTGGATCGAAAAGACCGAATGGGCGACTTGGCATGTGACCATGTTCACCTCGTCCGAATGGGTGGCGGCGATGATCATATCGGCGTCCCGCGCCCCTGCCCGATCAAGCACCTCTGGGTAAGAGGCGTGCCCCGTGATGCCGTTGACATCGAGCGTTTCGGTCGCGCGAAGAATGAGTTCGGGGTTGTTGTCCACAACCGTCACGTCGTTCCGCTCGCTGGAAAGATGTCGCGCGATTTGCCAGCCGACCTGACCTGCGCCGCAAATGATGACCTTCATTTCGGGTCCTCGTAACCTGCTTTGTATGATGTCTTGCACGGGTTGAGGGGGGCGTCAATCGCCGCCGCCCTCATTCCTCTTCGATATAGGCCACTCTGCCGCCCGCTTTGTTGGTGGTCACCACCCCGAGCGACTTGAGTTTGCGATGCAAGGCAGAGCGCTCCATCCCCACAAAGGACGCCGTGCGGCTGATATTGCCACCAAAGCGGTTGATCTGTGTCAGAAGATACTCGCGTTCAAAGAGTTCGCGCGCCTCGCGCAGCGGAAGCGTCGCCAGCGCATTGGACAAAACAATGCGTCCGTCGTCGCTCGCCTTTTCTTCGTTCTGCGGAAGCTCTTTGGCGGCTATCGGCCCTGTGCCGTCCCCAAGGATGAGCACCCGCTCGATCACATTCTTGAGCTGACGCACATTCCCCGGCCAGATCATCGTCTGGAGCAAGGCGCGGGCATCCTCTGCCAACTCGCGCAGCGGAAGACCTTGGGTCTTGTTGAAGGAGGCGATGAAATGTTCGGCAAGAAGCGGAATATCCTCGCGGCGCTCTTCAAGGCTTGGAACAGCAATCGGGACAACATTCAAACGATGATAGAGCTCCTGACGGAAGTTGCCTGCTTCAATCTCGCTCTCCAAGTCTTTGTTCGTGCTGGAAATAACGCGAAGATCAACCTGAATTTTATCATTCCCGCCGACACGGGTGAACTTTTGGTCCACCAATACCCGAAGGATTTTCGACTGGGTGCCAAGCGGCATATCGGCGATCTCTTCAAAATAGATCACTCCGCCGTTCGCTTCTTCAAGGAGACCCTTCTCAACGCCGTTCTCGCGGCTTTCGCGCCCGAACAAAACCTCTTCCATGCGGTCGGGTTCTACCGATGCCGAAGACACAAGCACGAATGGCGCAGAGGCGCGGTTCGAGTTGGCGTGCACGTAACGCGCGGCGATTTCCTTGCCGCACCCCGGGGAACCTGTGAGCATCACGCGCCCGTTGGTTTTCGTAACCTTGTCCAATTGGGACTTGAGATTGCGGAAAGCCGCGCTGTCGCCGATCATTTCGGAGACACCCACATCGCTTTTCTTCAGCTCTTGGTTTTCGCGGCGCAGGCGAGAGGTTTCCATCGCGCGGCGGATTACCACCAAAAGCTGGTCGATGTTGAAGGGCTTTTCGATAAAGTCGTAGGCCCCCTGCTTGATCGCTGCGACGGCAATCTCGATATTTCCGTGACCCGAGATGATTACGATCGGCACTTCGGGATGCTCGCGCTTGACCTTCTTGAGAATGTCGATCCCGTCCATATGGCTGTCTTTCAGCCAGATATCGAGGATCATCAGAGCGGGAACCTCGCTCTCGATCGCCGCCATACACTCGTCGGCATTGCCCGCAAGCCGCGTGGCAAACCCTTCATCCTGAAGGATATCCGAAATCAGCTCGCGAATGTCGCGCTCGTCATCGGTAATCAGAATATCGCCCATAACATCCTCATACAGCATCCTTGTCCGCAGCCGAACCAAGCAGCGGGAGTTCTACGACGGCCATTGCCCCCTTGTGGGCGCCGGCCTCAAACGGATCCGCGTCTTCAAGACGCAGACTACCGCTATGTTCTTCAATGATTTTCTTGACAATCGGGAGGCCAAGGCCCGTGCCTTTGTCGCGTGTCGTGACATAGGGTTCAAAGAGCCGCGCCCGATCTTCGGGAAGCCCGATGCCATTGTCCGAAACGGTCAGACGCGCAAATGCGCCGTCCCTGATAAGAGCGACCTTGATCGCACCGTTGTAGGTTTTATCCTCGGGATGTTTTTCCCGATAGGTTTCAGTGGCTTCACCCGCATTCTTGATCAAATTGGTCAAAGCCTGACCGATCATCGTTGCGTCAAGGTCAGCCGAAAACGACCCGTCCTCGATATGGAGCGAGATGGTCACGTCGGGTTGGCCCGCCTGTTGCAAGGCAACGGCATCTTTGACCAAAGCCGCAATATCATGATGTAGCTTTTGCGGCTCGGGCATGCGTGCGAATTTTGAAAATTCGTCCACGATGCGGCGCAAGTCATTGGTCTGGCGCACGATCACGTTTGTCATCTGTTCCAGTGCTTCGCTGTCCTCACCGACTTTGGAGGCGAATTTGCGCTGGATGCGCTCGGCCGAAAGCTGGATCGGCGTCAGCGGGTTCTTGATCTCGTGGGCAATGCGCCGCGCAACGTCACCCCAAGCGGCGGTCCGCTGCGCGCTCACAAGGTCGGTCACATCGTCAAAGGCCACCACAAAGCCTTCGAGCACGCCCGCTTCATTGCGACGCGTCGCCATGCGCACCAAGAGCGCTTCTTGCTTGCCGCCGCGCACAAGGTTCACCTGTTCCTGCACCACTTCTTTGCCTTCGATAAGGGCATCAAAGAGTGGGCCGAACTCGGGAACCGCCACTTTGAGTGCGGTTTCCTCATAGCCTTCGGCCACATCCAGAAGACGTTGGCCCGATCGGTTCACAAAGGTCACGCGTCCTTCGGAGTCGAGGCCGACAACGCCCGATGTGATCGAGGTCAGAACCGAGTCAAACAGGCGCCTGCGGCGATCAATCTGGGCGGTGTTGTTCAAAAGCTCTTCACGCTGGACATGAAGTCTCTCTGTCATCTCGTTGAAATGGCGACCGATTTGGGAGATTTCGTCGTCACCATCCTCTTCGACCACGCGCACATCGAAATCACCGCGACCGACCCGCTCCGAGGCGATCACAAGACGGCCGATCGGGCGCGAAAGCCGCTCGGCAAACCACAGACCAAGCCAGATCGCAGCAAGGATAAGGATCACCGCAAACCCGAGATAGAGAAGACCGAACTCGAACAGCATACGCCCTCGTTCGCTCTCGAGTTGCTCGTAAAGTCCGACGGTTTCCTTGGTTTCATCCAGCAGGGAAAGGATCGCACCGTCAACTTCGCGGCTCACATAGAGATAGCGGTCGGCAAAACTCGGGAGCGCGATGAGCGCGCGGAATTCATT encodes:
- the trkA gene encoding Trk system potassium transporter TrkA; its protein translation is MKVIICGAGQVGWQIARHLSSERNDVTVVDNNPELILRATETLDVNGITGHASYPEVLDRAGARDADMIIAATHSDEVNMVTCQVAHSVFSIQRKIARLRSQAYLDSSYSDLYRRDHMPIDVKISPEREVAEAALQRIKSPSAFDTESFLDGRGHLLGIKIDENCPVVNTPLRQLTDLFSTLQAIVVGIRRDGTLFAPAPGDQIFVGDDCYVFAKTEDINRTMEIFGKETRRLERVVIIGGGNVGLFVAKALESQPERVRVKVIERDRKRAEVAADALERTIVLHGDGLSASLLDEANVASADVVLALTDDDKTNMLVSVRAKQMGAKMSICLTNDPTLTPLMGPLDIDAYLNPRATTVSSILRHIRHGKVRGVYSIGDAEAEMIEAQVLGTSPIAGERIRDIPFPEGVLVGGVMKDGQLIKPDGSTRIEENDILVLFCMSADVPEVERLLQVSIDFF
- a CDS encoding sigma-54 dependent transcriptional regulator is translated as MGDILITDDERDIRELISDILQDEGFATRLAGNADECMAAIESEVPALMILDIWLKDSHMDGIDILKKVKREHPEVPIVIISGHGNIEIAVAAIKQGAYDFIEKPFNIDQLLVVIRRAMETSRLRRENQELKKSDVGVSEMIGDSAAFRNLKSQLDKVTKTNGRVMLTGSPGCGKEIAARYVHANSNRASAPFVLVSSASVEPDRMEEVLFGRESRENGVEKGLLEEANGGVIYFEEIADMPLGTQSKILRVLVDQKFTRVGGNDKIQVDLRVISSTNKDLESEIEAGNFRQELYHRLNVVPIAVPSLEERREDIPLLAEHFIASFNKTQGLPLRELAEDARALLQTMIWPGNVRQLKNVIERVLILGDGTGPIAAKELPQNEEKASDDGRIVLSNALATLPLREARELFEREYLLTQINRFGGNISRTASFVGMERSALHRKLKSLGVVTTNKAGGRVAYIEEE
- a CDS encoding PAS domain-containing sensor histidine kinase, which gives rise to MNRFTRWSRQRRVQNFATLGLVLLGPVLALLTFVVLGPLDLGVAEPSLRVVLLADLVYVLVVAALVLQRVAQMVSARRNKSAGSQLHLRLTGVFALLALIPTILVAVFAVLSINVGLEGWFSDRVRNVVSSSLSAAQAYENEHKSELRRDAEALAAYLDTQRQQIFFMSDGEIRQALAAVSGQIDRSLTEAFVIDGGGELKARGVGSYEFDYEPPTIEQIAQSVTEMVILEDWPNNEFRALIALPSFADRYLYVSREVDGAILSLLDETKETVGLYEQLESERGRMLFEFGLLYLGFAVILILAAIWLGLWFAERLSRPIGRLVIASERVGRGDFDVRVVEEDGDDEISQIGRHFNEMTERLHVQREELLNNTAQIDRRRRLFDSVLTSITSGVVGLDSEGRVTFVNRSGQRLLDVAEGYEETALKVAVPEFGPLFDALIEGKEVVQEQVNLVRGGKQEALLVRMATRRNEAGVLEGFVVAFDDVTDLVSAQRTAAWGDVARRIAHEIKNPLTPIQLSAERIQRKFASKVGEDSEALEQMTNVIVRQTNDLRRIVDEFSKFARMPEPQKLHHDIAALVKDAVALQQAGQPDVTISLHIEDGSFSADLDATMIGQALTNLIKNAGEATETYREKHPEDKTYNGAIKVALIRDGAFARLTVSDNGIGLPEDRARLFEPYVTTRDKGTGLGLPIVKKIIEEHSGSLRLEDADPFEAGAHKGAMAVVELPLLGSAADKDAV